The genomic interval TATTAGTACCAGTGGTGCGATTGGAGGTTGGGTGATGGAGATCAAAAATTTTGGAACTCAGGTTCATCAGCTGAAGTCGGCTTACGATAAGAGTAGCGGCTCTTTTGGTCAGGAAGTCTCTGCCTTGGCGCATGAGAAAAACGAGGTCAGAAAAGGGGGCGGCGAAGTCACTCCAGAGCAATCACTGGATATGCAAATTATTCAATCCACACTCGAGGTCAGTTTTGCCAATGGCAATGAGTCATTGGCACTACTGCTTAAAACAGCCATCGATCAACTCAATGGTATGTTGGAGCCGGAGTTGGGCATCACGCTGCAAGAGGCCTACGAATCCGGATTGGATGTTACTCCTGAAGCCACGGCTGATCGTATCGTAGCGCAAAGCACAAGATTCTTTTCCGCATATCAGGAACGCCATTCCGAGATGGATCTGGAAAAGGCTGTTACCGAATTTACCAATCTGATCAAGGAGGGAATTGAAAAAGGCTTTGAGGAGGCTCGTTCCGTGCTCAGTGGGTTAAATGTGCTGGATGGTGAGATTGCAGCCAATATCGACAAAACCTACACACTGGTTCAAGAGAAGCTGCAATCCTTCATCACTGGAGTTACAGAGACATAGCCGTCTCTTTATGCCCTGGCTGCGTGCAAGGCCGTTGCTGGAGGGCAAACACTGGAGATAGGCCGAAGCAGTGATAGATAAAAGGTCTCGGGAGCAGACATAAAAAAACGGGTGCTGATTCAAAATCAGCACCCGTTTTTAGGTGTAGTGGCGGAGCGGACGGGACTCGAACCCGCGACCCCCGGCGTGACAGGCCGGTATTCTAACCAACTGAACTACCGCTCCGCTGAGCGTTCCATGACTGCTTAATGGTGCTCGCTGTCATCGTTGGAAGCGCGGTATTCTAACGACTCTTGGGGAAAGGTCAACCGTTTTCCAGATTATTTCGGTTGGTTGGCTGATCAGCCTGTCTGCAGTGCATAAAGTTGCCGTATCTCCTCTGCCCAAATTGTATCGTCTATGGTTTCGAGCACCATGGGAATCTCATCGAAGCGTGGATCATTCATGATGTAGTCAAATGCTTCCCAGCCGATCTTGCCCATTCCCAGGCTATGGTGTCGGTCCACCCGGGAGCCAAGGTCGGGCTTGCTGTCGTTGAGGTGCATACCACGCAAATATTGGAAACCGACGATGCTCTCAAACTCGGCAAACATCTCTTCACAGGCCACTTTGGTACGCAGGTCGTAGCCGGCGGTGAAAGTGTGGCAGGTATCGAGGCAGACGCCGACCCGGGATTTATCCTCCACACCGTCGATAATGGCCGCCAGATGCTCAAAGCGATAGCCCAGGTTTGATCCCTGACCGGCAGTGTTTTCGATCACTGCAATCACCTCTTGGGTCTGTTCGAGTGCCAGGTTGATCGATTGTGAGACCAGGGC from Candidatus Sedimenticola sp. (ex Thyasira tokunagai) carries:
- the nfo gene encoding deoxyribonuclease IV, whose translation is MKRVGAHVSASGGVENAPLNAQAIGAKAFALFTKNQRQWKAKPLTEKSINAFRENLATAEIAPEHVLPHDSYLINLGHPEPEALEKSRNAFLDEMQRCEQLGLNLLNFHPGSHLKKISEEESLALVSQSINLALEQTQEVIAVIENTAGQGSNLGYRFEHLAAIIDGVEDKSRVGVCLDTCHTFTAGYDLRTKVACEEMFAEFESIVGFQYLRGMHLNDSKPDLGSRVDRHHSLGMGKIGWEAFDYIMNDPRFDEIPMVLETIDDTIWAEEIRQLYALQTG
- a CDS encoding DUF5610 domain-containing protein; the protein is MEIKNFGTQVHQLKSAYDKSSGSFGQEVSALAHEKNEVRKGGGEVTPEQSLDMQIIQSTLEVSFANGNESLALLLKTAIDQLNGMLEPELGITLQEAYESGLDVTPEATADRIVAQSTRFFSAYQERHSEMDLEKAVTEFTNLIKEGIEKGFEEARSVLSGLNVLDGEIAANIDKTYTLVQEKLQSFITGVTET